Within the Nicotiana tabacum cultivar K326 chromosome 11, ASM71507v2, whole genome shotgun sequence genome, the region TTATTTTAAGGTAATGATTAGTTTATGTTCTCCGTATCCTAATTGTCCTTGTTTGAAGCACAACAAGTATATCATCAAAGCTTATGGTCTAAGTGATACAAAATGTGTTAATTCAATTCTCATAAAAGTGTTTTtgttcaaataaaagaaaaactagtTCTTCATTTTGGAAGAGCTTGGTAAAAGgataattatttttattcttcaaatttgGCTTTTGGAGAAGGGGAAAAAGAGGACATTGCCTTATCCACTATTATTGGTCACAGCTAAAACTAGTTCCATAgagaaaaaaaatagcaaaaatcatATTGCCATGGCTTTCTCTTCAGCTTTTTCACACACCTCCTTCACATATTCTTCATCTTTCTCACATacaagaaaaagaattaataCCCCTTTTAGACTACCTTTAATTATTAAAGCAGAAAATCCCTCTGAACCAGCAGACAATGATAAACCTGCAAACCCAAAATCCAAAGAAGCAGCTTCCTCTACTGCCACTGCAACTAAGCCTAAAAAACCTGTCTATTCCAGTCAGTATTGTTGAAATATGTGTCCATTTCTGTATtccttttttttataattttattacgaATAAttatttcctatttatttttgttttggttGGCAGTGAAGAAAGGTCAGATAGTCAGGGTGGATAAGGAGAAATATCTTAACAGCATCAATGTGAGTTTTTTTCCCTTGTCGACAAAGACAGATTCAGGATTTTAATTTGTTAGTGTGAGTTGGTATTTCACCAATTACATCTAcacaattttttttatagaattggaATTTGAATATCTGATAAGGTTTTAtaaaattttcagtatttgtCTG harbors:
- the LOC107823034 gene encoding NAD(P)H-quinone oxidoreductase subunit O, chloroplastic, translating into MAFSSAFSHTSFTYSSSFSHTRKRINTPFRLPLIIKAENPSEPADNDKPANPKSKEAASSTATATKPKKPVYSMKKGQIVRVDKEKYLNSINYLSVDHPPYYKGLDYIYEDRGEVLDLRIFETGEYALIGWIGIPTAPAWLPTEMLIKSDKLDYERI